TTTGTTTTTAGAAATAAACGTTCATTAGTAAATCAATATAATTGAGACTGGTGTAAGGATTGTGGAGAGTATGGGACAATCATGGCTGCTGAGAAAACGTCAAGCTTCATGTCTCACCAAATTGATGATATCTTCCACTTCAAACTGAAAGCATATCTCTCCAGTCCTTTGCGGATCTGCACCACATCACAGCACATTTGAGAGACTAATAGATCATACGACGAgaatatcaacaaatatatagaGCCATCCCAACCAAAAATAGATCTCCTTTCAATTCTTCTGAGAAACAAGTATCAATTCACAAAACATACTAGTGACTCAGTTTGAATGCAGTGCAAGAGCAATGGATGGATATGGGTCTGCACAAACATAGTTTACTCATTGTCGATAATGGAATTCAGCCTTACCTAAGTTGGATAAACAATGCACAAAGATATCATCAGCATATATAGTTTGTAATATGGCatgtttttatgattttattttGGATCCCTCTATCTGCTAATTGTGAAGAACAAGTTTGCTTATGTTTTTCATTCAGATTACTCTAGCTGGTCACAATTTTTGACATCATATAACAGTACCTTACCAGTTGGAACAGGTATTCTTCTGTTGAAAATAAACCTTCTGATGTGGATAGCAAAAAAATATGATCAATTATACAactaaataaaataatcttaggTTGTAAAAAGTACACAATTGATGAAACTCACATTGTTTAATGCCAGTATTATTAACAAAGAAATGACTTAAAAAAACCAGAAGCGCAACCTGCCAACCTCCATATGGCAAAAACAATGGACACATGTTAACAATATGTAGTTAATCTTCTCGCTTAACCTAATTCCAACTCCTGCCCAGATGAGGAATTGCCTGATATTTCAGCATGTGCTGCATTTGCAGACCTTGCAAGAGCTTCTCGTATCATACGGAACCCTTCTTCCTGAATGACATAAATAACTAGCTTGTCTGATAACATTGTAATGTTCCATAGAAGATAAAACAAAATtggaacccccccccccccccaacaacaACACCCCAATAAAAGTTGCTGCGACGGAAATGGAAAACTTCAAACATCATCAATTGAACATGAATGTAAAACACAAAAGGTCCCAAATAAAACGCAAGGAACCCAGAAAAGTAATCCTGACTTATATTGTAGCTACATTTTGCATATGCTGATAACCATAGGATATATATTTCAAATCTTAAATCATTGATAATAGCATCTATAATTATCTCACCAATTATATTGTTAATGTTATCCTGCCAGTAAAATAGCACCAAAGAAATCAAATGATGATGATTAATAATCATGACCATTTCAATCTTTTTTCAGGGCAATTTGCATCTTTAGAAGGTAAGCACAACAAATGAGGAAGTGGCTCAAGATTCTAGCAACACATTCAAGGCGCTTCAAAAGAAAATAAGGTTCCCAAATAAGAAAAAGGGAATATTTAAAATTCTAAACAGATCCAAGATTAGAAGTCTAAATGTAGTTCCTGtttattcatattcatataatCAGATTACTGTTTACTAAAAACTGATTTGGAAACAGATTGTTGCTagagttatgttttttttttctggagaaTACTACACGGGACAGAACAAGCACTTCCCAAGGGCAGTTAAGTTCATAGGGTGTTGCTATACGCACTAGCACACATGGGTGCACAGTGATTTTTGATGTTTTGAGGGATGAGTGCTCCGAGGCAATAAACTGATAGACATCACCGCAAATACAAATATATGCTTGATGGAATTCTGCAGCCATAGAGTTCATGGTTTGATAGTAGTTGGACTTGTGCACAAAGAAAGCCAGTGATCTCAATAAGGATAGTAACACTGTAACATAGACACGTAGTAGCATACCGTTGCCCTCTCATCGTCAGCAGGTCTATCTGAGGCAGATTCCGCTCCAGTCACAAAAGGATTATTTTGTATGAACTCATGAAAAGGAACATAAGTGTCTGAGTCAGATTCCAAGAGAACAGTATCAGTGTTTGAGGTTGAAGGTTCCCCTGCAGCCAAACGAAATGTTTCTGCTAACTCTGGATCCGCATTTGGGTCAACACTGTATTCATATCTAGATGCTCCATCGGCTGCAGCTTCTTGCCTTGCTATCTCTGATAAACGAAGTGCTTCTGCAAACTCTGGATCCACATTTGGGTCAACATTGTATTCATATCTAGATGCTCCACCGGCTGCAGCACCCCCTCCTTCATCTCCAGTAATTATCGGTGTACTGTGAAAGGAATAGGATTATTACTTATTAGTGATAGCATACTCTAGCACTAGGTATTTGGGTAAGATCCTGCAGATAACATAATAGATGTTCACTTGGCAAGGACGGCACGAAGATCTTCCCCAGGTGGGATGTGAACTATGTGGCTGCTGCCACCAACTGCAGCAACAAGAGCTTCTAGTTTCTCAGGCTTTTCATCGTCAGATTCGCCAAATTCAACAACATCAAGAGAAACATTATACTTCTTCAGCTTTTTTCCAATTGTCTCTAACTTTTCATCTTTTACAGGGCTGCAAGGGACAATGTAGCATAATTTCAGCTCAAATAAAAATTTCAGATTGTTATTGCTCCCTCCAGTCACAAATACACGGCATCCAATTCACATCAACATAGACTTGTGATAGGAGAAGTTTGGAACAGAATCTATCATGCAACTTTTTTGCGGTACCTGCCAACAAAAACAACTATCCTCTGACTCAGTCTTTTGTCGGGACGATTTTTAAGTACCAGTTCAGCAATATTTAGAGTAGCAGTCAAATTTGCTTCACCACTAGCTTCCAGCCCTGCCATAAAAAGTGTTTCAGTTATAGGAATATGTGACACATGATTTCTTTAAAGCAGCAGTGTTAACAACTATCAAGTATTTGATCGATCACAACAAGATTTAACATTTTGTGGTTCTCATTACATCCATATCATCTCTTCCTTGTAATATAGATAATACTTTTAGAATGGCATATCAAAATGAAAGCAAATATAGGTGATGAGTTTATGACAGTACAAATGCACAATTATTACCACAATTCCTTTACAAACAAGTGGACCATACAGGGGAGACACCAGATATGTCTAAGCATTGTTTCTTTGCATGAATTTAGCCAAATCGTACAACAAAATGCGATTAACATATTCCATAAGCAACACAGAAACGACAACTCGTCGTGGTTCTTCTTACCTATTCGTTGAACACTGAACACATTAGACTCAGTGATCCTGACAACATATGTTCAGAGTTGCATTCCATGAGGATAAGCTAATTTAATGCTTCCTTAGAGTGTTCTTAGCACTACCTTAGAAAATAAAGAGATCAGTGTGCTTGTCACATTTTGGCAAATAACATGATGGATTGATCAGTAAACTACGACTGCGCGCTAACCAACATCATTTCTATCTAAACTGATCATCCTGGAGAAGACTCGCCGATCAGAAGGTGTGTATATTTCTTAAGACAGGACTATATATTCATAATTGAATTCCAGGAGGATAAGCTAAGTTAATGGTTCCTTCGTGCTACTCTACTAACAAAAAATGTGATCAGTGTCCTTAATTCCTTATTACATTTTTGGCAAACAAGTAACAACATCATGGATTGATCAATAAACTATCTGCACTCTAACCAACCAACCATCATTCTATCTGAACTGATAATCCTGATGGAGCacaacaaaccaaacaaaagaGGATTGATCAATGCCCACATTCTGGAATCGTTATTACATTTTCGGCAAACAACATCATGGATTGATCAATATATCATCTCAACCATTAACCAACAATCATTTTATCTGAACTGATAATCCTGAAACacaacaaaccaaaccaaagtGATCATGGATTGACCAATGAACTACCCCACATTCTGGATCGTTGGAGAAACAGGCAAAATCACAGAATTAGATGGCAATTAGGGGGCAAGTCACGCACCGTGCATGCAGGCGAGGAACTTGACGGGGTCGCTGGTGGGCGCGAGGAGCACGCGCACTCTGTCCCCAGCCATGGCCAGCACCCCGACCGTGTTCTCCGGGTTCGACTGCAATGCACACGACGCCCCCAAAATCCCGGAATCAAAACCccacccaaaaagaaaaaagatccaatccaatccaatccaacgcCGCGTAAGCGGAGGCAGCGAAGCAAGCAAACGAACCGTCATTTTAGTGCCGACGACGAGGTTGGCGGCGTCCTCCTGCGCCTGGAGCCGCGTCGGCGGGTAGTCGCCGTTCCGCATCCACTCGGAGTCGTCCACGCATATCACCGTCGCCTGCACCGCGCGCGATTCCAAAACCCGTCAGAAATTCAATCGCCGTAGCGGCCGGGCTCGCCGCGGCTAGAGCTCGCCTCGCGGAATGGGGGGAAGCGAGAGGAGGGACGAaatggggaggggaggggaggggaggggtggaGGGCATACGGACCTCGAGCTCGAGCaccatggccgcggcggcggaggagagaggaggagtggaggagggGGCGCGGCGTGTGGTGTTCGACCGGGTTGCTTTGCTTGCAGAGGAAGAAGGAAAAGGAGGTGTGGGTTTTTGGTGCGGACGATTTGAACGACGAGACGTTCTAGAAGGGTTTTGGAGCGGTTATAAATCGGATGAAATTCGCATCCCGTTCGAGATTGATGAGGATTTAGATTTCTTTTTTTCAGTGTGTGTAGTTCAcgataaaattaaaagtttggttgaaattgaaacaatatgacagaaaagttgtaagtttgtgtgtgtaggaaatttTTTAtgcgatgaaaaagttaaaagtttgaaaaaaagtttagaactaaactcggcctttaATGGAAAGATCAGCACTAAAATTAACTAAGGGCACCTAAAACAAAAATATCATTTTAATTGAGTATTAGTTAttataaactaaaaaaatagatttatttgatattttagtgcaatctatatatatataaagtttttcaaCGGGCACCGGTTATTGGTGTCAAAAGCGTTCTAATGGAAACCCTTAATCAGGAAAGAATAGAGAGAgtgaggtggtgtttggattagggacttaactttagtttttatatttagacactaatttaaagtattaaatatagactacttataaaactaattacataaatgaaaactaattcacgagataaatttttaagcctaactaatccataattagagaatgtttactgtagcatcacataggctaatcatgtattaattaggctcaatagattcatctcgtgaattagtgcaagattatggatgggttttattaatagtctacgtttagtatttataattagtgtccaaacatccgatgtgactgAGACTTagaagttttagtcccatctaaatagggtctgaatacatacactggtggagaaaccatctttcgtcggtcggccgatttccacaatagtcccggatgcaataaaaaccggggctaaagatgatctttagtcccggttcaaaagggtaacgggcatatttgatctttagtcccggtttgtgttaccaaccgggactaaagatcatctttagtcccgattcgaatgctgtcagggcctgtcaggccccccccggatctttagtcccggttggtaacaccaaccgggactaaagatcttaactttagtcccggttggtaataccaaccgggactaaagatcccggtgatctttagccccggttagtgctaccaaccgggactaaagtcacACCCCTATacatatgtcttcttcctcctccagctgcccgagcaagcttcaaaatttcttcaaaaaagaggggaggtcatgccaaaatttctattgaatttattttggtgattacatacaaatcagaggtgcctaaaaggtttgcaacttcatcctccaatgtttttttttgtcatactacatttgcacctatgttttgcacacttttttttctccaaaatttagttgtaagttgatgagagagaaaatgtgtgtggggaagaaagaatatatagaaatttagttcatttgctaaacaaggttttataaaatagttgagaaggaaaactctagtgaaagttaatcttaaataatagaaaacaaactaaaatgaaaattaaaagaagtaaaacacattaaaattagtttaaaactttacaaatagtttttaagaattatttggtgtaatattttatgatttttgtatgaataaagatatcttataattattgtatgactgtcattattgtaagaataattatttgtgtacggttttttttaactcatgtagatggatcggcaatggatgtacgctgaccggcggtccaaagagtttattgacggcgtgcactattttttgaaaGTGGCCGAAGCTAgtaggcaaaggggttttatttgttgtccatgcaataagtgtaagaatcagaaggagtattctgcatccaggactattcatttccacttgtttgagtcggggttcattcCAAGCTATAATtattggacatcccacggagagcaaggtgttgaaatggaagaagaagaagtggaagacgacaatattccggactttgctcagtatgttggatttgaaggaaatcaaacgggcgaggaggaaatagctgctgatggtaacgacgttgcggatgatcttggtcagatgttgcaggacgccagggaagactgcgaaagtgaaaaggaggcccataaattggacaagatgttggaggaccacagaacttcgttgtacccaggttgcgagcaggggcacaaaaagttggataccactctggagttgttgcaatggaaggcaaaaaatggggttagtgacaaggcatttggcgatttattgaaactcgtcaagaacattcttccggggggaaacaaattgcccgagacaacgtacgaggctaagaagatagtctgcccgttaggactggaagttcataagattcacgcatgtccgaacgattgtatcctatatcgcggtgaggagtatgagaacctagaagcatgccctgtttgcaaagcactacgatacaagattagacgggacgatccaggagaagttgacgggcagctaacaaagaagagaattcctgctaaggtgatgtggtatttccctataataccacggctaaggcgtttgttcaggaacaaggggaatgctagaatgttgcgatggcacgctgaagagcgtcaacaggacgggatgctgagacaccccgccgatggttcgcagtggcgaaacattgacagaaaatttaaagaatttggaaaggacgcacgaaacatacggtttggtttgagtacggatggcatgaatccttttggagagatgagcagcggccatagcacttggcccgttacgatgtgtatctacaacctccccccctggctatgcatgaagaggaagtacataatgatgccgattattattcaaggccccaagcaacctggtaacgacatcgacgtgtacctaagaccactggtcgaagatcttaaacagttgtggaagaaggaaggtgtccccgtgtgggacgaggacaaacaggaggagtttaacctacgagcgctgctgttcgtaaccatcaacgattggcctgcacttagcaacctatccggacagtccaacaaggggtacaaggcttgcactcactgtatggatgaaacagaaagtacgtatcttaagcactgtaggaaggttgtatacatgggtcatcgtcgattccttgcagcaaaccacccggtacggaagaaaggcaagcacttcgaacataaggccgaccaccgtacgaagcctaaacatcgcagcgggaaaacagtgtttgctatggttaaagatcttaatgtagtgttcggaaaggggcctggaagccagcatatagagagcgaagatggtcacgcggcgatgtggaaaaagaactctatattttgggagttaccatattgggaattcttggacgtatgctacgcaatcgacgtgatgcacctcactaagaacctttgcgtaaaccttcttggcttcctaggtgtatacggaaagtcgaaagatacactggaagcacgtaatgatctgaagcatatggaacaacgtgacgaccttcacccggaaccaaaggagaaaggaagccattacttgagtccagccagctacactcttagcaaggcaaagaaggaaagtatgtttgaatgcttggagagcataaaggtaccgtctggatactccacgaatatcaagcgaataataagcacgaaggagaagaagttcacaaacctaaagtctcatgactgtcacgtgttgatgacacaactgctaccagttgtaataaggggtatccttccagacaatgtccaggcaacaataacaaagctatgtgcattcatgaacgcaatttcgcagaaggtcatcgatctggatagattagaagcccttcagaatgaagtggtgcaatg
Above is a window of Oryza sativa Japonica Group chromosome 10, ASM3414082v1 DNA encoding:
- the LOC4348083 gene encoding 26S proteasome non-ATPase regulatory subunit 4 homolog; the encoded protein is MVLELEATVICVDDSEWMRNGDYPPTRLQAQEDAANLVVGTKMTSNPENTVGVLAMAGDRVRVLLAPTSDPVKFLACMHGLEASGEANLTATLNIAELVLKNRPDKRLSQRIVVFVGSPVKDEKLETIGKKLKKYNVSLDVVEFGESDDEKPEKLEALVAAVGGSSHIVHIPPGEDLRAVLANTPIITGDEGGGAAAGGASRYEYNVDPNVDPEFAEALRLSEIARQEAAADGASRYEYSVDPNADPELAETFRLAAGEPSTSNTDTVLLESDSDTYVPFHEFIQNNPFVTGAESASDRPADDERATEEGFRMIREALARSANAAHAEISGNSSSGQELELG